A stretch of the Nothobranchius furzeri strain GRZ-AD chromosome 5, NfurGRZ-RIMD1, whole genome shotgun sequence genome encodes the following:
- the hoatz gene encoding cilia- and flagella-associated protein HOATZ, giving the protein MSQQAFSPDNFGIMFAGSSPEDVSHARQLWSSVSLPPPLESRLVSEDIHRRLPVSRPKGRGLSAAPVSRPSVLQPPDVSVLLQKHEERRRYEAMADQRKEIMALLMKQRERRLQKELLSAAVKISNKPQEDPDSELEKELVKQLQ; this is encoded by the coding sequence ATGTCGCAGCAGGCTTTTTCTCCGGATAACTTTGGCATCATGTTTGCAGGCTCTTCCCCGGAGGACGTGTCCCATGCCCGGCAGCTGTGGAGCTCCGTGTCCCTGCCGCCGCCGCTCGAGTCCCGCCTGGTGTCGGAAGATATCCACCGGAGGCTTCCGGTGTCCCGGCCGAAGGGAAGGGGGCTCTCCGCCGCTCCGGTGTCAAGACCCTCCGTTCTGCAGCCGCCGGATGTCTCGGTTCTCCTGCAGAAGCATGAGGAGAGACGGCGGTACGAGGCCATGGCTGATCAGAGGAAGGAGATCATGGCGCTCCTGATGAAGCAGAGAGAGCGGAGGCTCCAGAAGGAGCTCCTGTCTGCGGCCGTGAAGATCTCCAACAAACCGCAAGAAGATCCAGACTCAGAGCTGGAgaaggagctggtgaaacagcttcAGTGA